One Candidatus Cloacimonadota bacterium genomic region harbors:
- a CDS encoding efflux RND transporter periplasmic adaptor subunit: protein MKKIIIIVVIIAIIIAIIGFVSKKSKGNIKHKTEKAKSYVVKKGKITVKLEETGEIQPIKEIKVKSIVSGKILKFFVEEGDFIENGDIIADIEPDYNQAEKIARVKSTLELTEIKLKNAKRDYLDKLKLFEDDYISQREIDSYEDALTEAEINYNAALQQYKLIKDIETEGNVSKIVSTASGTVIQKSIEEGEMVVASTNSFSEGTVILTLADLDRMIVDSRINEVDISKIRKNQEVEIQVDAYPYTKYSGTITKIAAMAINYNNIKVFPIEIEIKEVDEKLKPGMTANITIIGEKKKGILVVPIRTIFSDEDGQDIIYKVKNDTIAESIVVKTGINNFQQVEIIEGLAEGDSISFSEPKNDRKKDERRKF, encoded by the coding sequence AAAAAATTATAATCATAGTGGTGATAATTGCTATTATAATCGCAATTATTGGATTTGTTTCCAAAAAGAGCAAAGGTAATATAAAACACAAAACTGAAAAGGCAAAATCATATGTAGTGAAAAAAGGCAAGATCACAGTTAAACTCGAAGAAACAGGGGAAATCCAACCCATAAAAGAAATAAAAGTAAAATCTATCGTCAGCGGGAAAATTCTCAAATTTTTTGTGGAAGAAGGTGATTTTATCGAAAATGGTGATATTATTGCTGATATCGAACCTGATTATAACCAGGCGGAGAAAATTGCGAGAGTGAAAAGTACACTCGAATTGACAGAGATCAAATTAAAAAATGCCAAGAGGGATTATCTGGATAAATTGAAACTTTTTGAAGATGATTATATCTCCCAGAGAGAAATCGATTCCTATGAAGATGCTTTGACCGAAGCTGAAATAAATTATAATGCAGCCCTGCAGCAATATAAACTGATCAAGGATATCGAAACAGAAGGCAATGTATCAAAAATCGTTTCAACAGCGTCCGGAACTGTTATCCAGAAATCGATCGAAGAAGGAGAAATGGTAGTTGCCAGCACGAATTCTTTTTCCGAGGGAACAGTGATCCTGACTCTTGCCGATCTTGATAGAATGATCGTTGATTCGAGGATCAATGAAGTTGATATTTCCAAGATCAGGAAAAACCAGGAAGTTGAGATCCAGGTCGATGCTTATCCCTATACAAAATATTCAGGTACAATCACAAAAATTGCTGCCATGGCGATCAATTATAACAACATCAAAGTTTTTCCGATCGAGATCGAGATCAAGGAAGTGGATGAAAAATTAAAACCAGGAATGACTGCTAATATTACGATCATCGGTGAGAAAAAGAAAGGAATTCTCGTTGTTCCGATCCGCACTATCTTCAGTGATGAGGATGGTCAGGATATAATTTACAAAGTCAAGAACGATACGATTGCGGAAAGTATTGTGGTCAAAACCGGTATCAACAACTTCCAGCAGGTCGAGATCATCGAAGGTCTGGCAGAAGGCGACAGCATCTCTTTCTCCGAACCGAAGAATGACCGCAAGAAAGATGAGAGAAGGAAGTTTTAA